A single region of the Biomaibacter acetigenes genome encodes:
- the scfA gene encoding six-cysteine ranthipeptide SCIFF gives MRHIVTIHKGNLNCSESVGKKGCGECQSSCQSACKTSCTVANQVCQKDK, from the coding sequence TTGCGCCATATTGTAACAATACATAAGGGAAATTTGAATTGCAGTGAAAGTGTTGGAAAAAAAGGCTGTGGAGAATGTCAATCTTCATGCCAATCAGCATGCAAAACTTCCTGTACAGTAGCAAATCAGGTTTGCCAAAAAGATAAATAA
- a CDS encoding TIGR04086 family membrane protein, translated as MKSSKIKKGLNYIKIARGTLNAYLLTLVLFLIFGGILYFTKISENIIPPVVIVLSAVSIIISGINATRDIEQLGWLHGGLIGFLYVAILLILGLFVMPSMSFGLGTVIDLVLGFAVGALAGVLGVNL; from the coding sequence ATGAAGTCTTCCAAGATAAAAAAAGGTCTAAATTACATTAAAATTGCCCGGGGCACTTTAAATGCTTACTTGCTGACACTGGTTTTGTTTCTAATATTCGGTGGAATACTGTATTTCACTAAAATATCCGAAAACATCATACCTCCAGTAGTGATAGTATTGAGTGCGGTGAGTATAATAATAAGCGGTATAAACGCTACCAGGGATATTGAACAACTTGGCTGGCTCCATGGAGGGTTGATTGGATTCTTATACGTAGCTATACTTTTAATACTGGGACTTTTTGTCATGCCTTCGATGTCTTTTGGTTTGGGTACGGTGATAGATTTAGTTTTAGGCTTTGCTGTAGGAGCACTGGCAGGGGTGCTGGGAGTGAATCTGTAG
- the yajC gene encoding preprotein translocase subunit YajC has product MNPAIFLQQFGPLILIFAIFYFLIIRPQQKREKDRKNMLASLKEGDDIITIGGIYGRILNIKEDVITLEVGDKLKIKVTRSAIGNVLKKAEKSE; this is encoded by the coding sequence TTGAATCCGGCTATTTTCCTGCAGCAATTTGGCCCACTAATATTAATATTTGCGATCTTTTATTTTTTGATTATCAGGCCTCAGCAAAAAAGGGAAAAAGATCGTAAAAATATGCTCGCCAGCTTAAAAGAAGGTGATGATATTATCACCATCGGCGGGATTTACGGTAGGATTCTTAACATCAAGGAAGATGTCATAACTTTAGAAGTTGGAGACAAACTAAAGATAAAGGTGACACGCTCGGCTATAGGAAATGTTTTAAAGAAAGCGGAAAAAAGCGAATAA
- the tgt gene encoding tRNA guanosine(34) transglycosylase Tgt, whose product MRFEVLKKAENSRARLGLLQTPHGTIETPVFMPVGTQATVKTMTPEELEQIGAKIILGNTYHLYLRPGHKVVEEAGGLHKFMNWNRSILTDSGGYQVFSLGELREIREEGVTFRSHIDGSLHFIGPETSIEIQNALGADIIMSFDECIPYPATYDYVKNSVQRTSRWAERCKKAHVNPKQTLFGIVQGGLYKDLREESAKDLVSLDFEGYSIGGLSVGEPKENMYEVLDYTVPLLPEEKPRYLMGVGSPDAIFEGVLRGIDMFDCVLPTRIARNGTVFTRKGKLVVRNAVYARDFSPLDHDCDCYVCRNYTRAYIRHLINAKEVLGIRLTTIHNLYFLLNLMKDIRRAIEGGYLSEFKNEFFESFGYKQEF is encoded by the coding sequence TTGAGGTTTGAAGTATTAAAAAAGGCAGAGAACAGCAGAGCAAGGCTTGGTTTACTTCAGACCCCCCATGGAACCATTGAAACACCTGTCTTTATGCCGGTTGGCACCCAGGCTACCGTAAAGACCATGACTCCTGAAGAACTGGAGCAAATAGGCGCAAAGATTATCCTCGGCAATACCTATCACCTTTACCTGAGGCCCGGTCATAAAGTAGTGGAAGAGGCCGGCGGTCTCCATAAATTCATGAACTGGAATCGTTCCATCCTGACAGATAGCGGTGGTTACCAGGTATTTAGCCTGGGAGAACTGAGGGAGATCAGGGAAGAAGGCGTAACATTCAGGTCTCATATAGATGGTTCTTTGCATTTTATAGGTCCGGAAACTTCCATAGAGATACAAAATGCACTTGGGGCAGACATTATTATGAGTTTTGACGAGTGTATCCCCTATCCGGCAACTTACGATTATGTAAAAAACTCTGTGCAGAGGACCTCACGATGGGCTGAAAGGTGTAAGAAAGCCCACGTAAACCCCAAACAAACACTCTTTGGGATTGTGCAGGGAGGCCTATATAAAGATTTAAGGGAAGAAAGCGCAAAAGACCTGGTTTCTCTGGATTTCGAGGGATACTCCATAGGAGGTTTGAGCGTGGGGGAACCAAAGGAGAATATGTATGAGGTGCTGGATTATACTGTACCTCTTCTGCCGGAGGAAAAGCCCAGATATTTAATGGGGGTAGGTTCTCCCGATGCAATTTTTGAGGGTGTGCTCAGGGGGATAGACATGTTTGACTGTGTACTGCCCACCAGAATTGCCAGAAACGGCACCGTGTTCACCAGAAAAGGCAAACTTGTTGTTAGAAATGCCGTTTATGCCAGGGATTTTTCGCCCCTGGACCATGACTGTGACTGCTACGTATGCAGAAATTATACAAGGGCATATATACGGCACCTTATCAATGCCAAAGAAGTGCTGGGAATAAGACTTACAACAATCCACAACCTGTATTTTTTATTAAACCTCATGAAGGATATCCGTAGGGCTATTGAGGGAGGCTACCTGTCGGAATTTAAAAACGAGTTTTTTGAAAGCTTCGGATACAAACAAGAATTTTAA
- a CDS encoding transporter associated domain-containing protein — protein MRGNISEKIVKGVFVLEAALALFIIAGVVTGSVDLFRYFKIIYSTPPLQTFYVLQTFLGHTLTLVIGLELVIMLVRHTPSSVIEVLLYAIARKMIIEAKNMLDILLGILAIAGLFAINKVFTPGKFFVQEGTVVNSAMLTREVNELADVNIPEDLGNTIGGVIARLCMEHGEKPAIGTMLRVADADISILSMEDELIKKVKITKTRKKDDML, from the coding sequence ATGAGGGGGAATATTTCCGAGAAAATCGTAAAGGGCGTTTTTGTTCTTGAAGCGGCTCTGGCACTGTTTATCATAGCAGGAGTGGTTACTGGTTCTGTAGATCTCTTCAGATACTTTAAAATAATATATAGTACACCACCCTTGCAAACGTTTTATGTTTTACAGACATTTTTAGGCCATACTTTGACCCTGGTTATAGGTCTTGAGCTGGTTATAATGCTAGTCAGGCATACTCCTTCCAGCGTTATCGAGGTTTTACTTTATGCCATTGCCAGAAAGATGATCATCGAAGCCAAAAACATGCTGGATATTTTATTGGGTATTCTGGCCATAGCAGGCCTTTTTGCCATCAATAAAGTATTTACTCCGGGCAAATTTTTTGTTCAGGAGGGCACTGTAGTAAATTCGGCGATGTTGACCAGAGAGGTAAATGAACTGGCCGATGTAAACATTCCTGAAGATTTAGGCAATACCATCGGAGGCGTTATAGCCCGACTATGCATGGAACATGGAGAAAAGCCTGCCATAGGTACAATGTTGCGGGTAGCCGATGCCGATATTTCGATTTTATCGATGGAAGATGAATTAATAAAAAAAGTAAAAATAACTAAAACAAGAAAAAAGGATGATATGCTTTGA
- the queA gene encoding tRNA preQ1(34) S-adenosylmethionine ribosyltransferase-isomerase QueA, protein MDLKEFYYYLPQELIAQEPLKDRAKSRLLVLDRETGHIEHRIFEDIVDYLNPGDCLVLNDTRVIPARLIGSRQDTGGKIEFVLLKKTGINIWEVLVKPGKRAKIGSEFVFGDGRLKAKVLGYTDAGGRVVEFFYEGIFEQVLDELGQMPVPPYIKKKLKDRECYQTVYAREPGSAAAPTAGLHFTKELLEKIRQKRVRIVFITLHVGLGTFRPVKVQKIEEHRMHEEYYEVSPETAEIINNTKENGHRIIAVGTTSTRTLETVGSGDGRVKPQSGWSGIFIYPGYKFKVIDGLITNFHLPESTLIMLVSAFAGKDKVFKAYEEAIKKRYRFYSFGDAMFIK, encoded by the coding sequence ATGGACCTAAAAGAATTTTACTATTATTTGCCCCAGGAGCTTATTGCCCAGGAACCTTTGAAAGACAGAGCCAAATCGAGACTTTTGGTACTGGATAGAGAAACAGGACATATAGAACATAGAATTTTTGAGGATATAGTGGATTACCTGAATCCCGGTGACTGCCTTGTTTTGAATGATACGCGGGTTATTCCGGCAAGATTGATCGGAAGCAGGCAAGATACGGGAGGGAAAATAGAATTCGTTTTATTGAAAAAGACAGGGATAAATATCTGGGAAGTTCTCGTTAAGCCCGGGAAAAGAGCAAAAATAGGCTCTGAATTTGTGTTTGGAGATGGTCGGCTAAAAGCAAAAGTATTGGGCTACACGGATGCGGGAGGCAGGGTTGTAGAATTTTTTTACGAGGGCATTTTTGAACAGGTGCTGGATGAACTGGGCCAGATGCCGGTGCCGCCTTACATAAAAAAGAAATTGAAAGACAGGGAATGCTACCAGACCGTATACGCCCGAGAACCGGGTTCGGCGGCGGCCCCGACGGCAGGGTTACATTTTACAAAGGAATTACTTGAAAAAATAAGGCAAAAACGAGTTCGTATTGTATTTATAACCCTTCATGTGGGGTTGGGAACTTTCAGACCTGTAAAGGTTCAAAAAATCGAAGAACACAGGATGCATGAGGAGTATTACGAGGTAAGTCCTGAAACCGCTGAGATTATCAACAACACCAAAGAAAATGGACACAGGATTATAGCTGTGGGCACGACATCCACCAGAACTCTGGAAACCGTAGGTAGCGGGGATGGAAGGGTAAAACCTCAAAGCGGCTGGTCGGGCATTTTTATTTACCCGGGATATAAATTTAAAGTTATTGATGGACTCATTACCAATTTTCATTTGCCAGAATCTACACTTATCATGTTGGTTAGCGCTTTTGCCGGTAAAGATAAAGTTTTCAAGGCATACGAGGAGGCGATTAAAAAAAGGTACAGGTTTTACAGCTTCGGAGATGCCATGTTTATAAAATAA
- a CDS encoding SpoIID/LytB domain-containing protein — MKRFFFILAIFLIVINLNQAYATANQVFKEPIRVGLFYDKSALESYKLNSQSGFILGFKQDGDFNQIIEIDDNDIEIAGVLPGDYVPVKENLNSIQEAWEIVSQLSSKKKDGYLFYNGKWSVWIKGPEGSPGNIEKYVVVTAASLKVILPVSMERPVYFSPANEQKIISLNGRRYRGIIEILPSQDRKITAVNELEIEDYLYGVVPLEMPSNWPQEALKAQAVASRTYALYNLSKWEKLGFDICGSTQDQAYGGFDAENMVSNEAVDETKGQYILYNNKPIMALYHADSGGITEDSKDVFGFDLPYLKPVEDSFDRDSPHSIWNASFSLKDIGEKVGKIDASLGEIEGISVIEKTSSGRIKKIMIQGTSGNKILSGSEIRNVLQLKSTLFDIRGGGANLFVISGSDYEKKISIKDRAIISRRGLFNLSGQDAFLAGLTDIKNVSLVGDGYEFSGRGWGHGIGMSQWGARGMAEQGYNYKQILQHYYKNVEIK, encoded by the coding sequence TTGAAAAGATTTTTTTTCATTCTTGCTATATTTTTAATAGTTATAAATCTTAACCAGGCATATGCCACTGCGAACCAGGTTTTCAAGGAACCTATAAGGGTGGGGCTGTTTTACGACAAATCAGCGCTGGAATCATATAAGTTAAATTCTCAAAGCGGATTTATATTGGGGTTCAAGCAGGATGGGGATTTTAACCAGATTATTGAAATTGATGATAACGATATAGAAATTGCAGGAGTTCTTCCTGGAGATTATGTGCCTGTAAAAGAAAACCTGAATAGCATACAAGAAGCCTGGGAAATTGTCAGCCAGTTATCATCAAAAAAAAAGGACGGTTATCTTTTTTACAATGGAAAATGGTCTGTATGGATAAAGGGTCCGGAGGGCAGCCCGGGTAATATAGAAAAATATGTCGTGGTAACGGCGGCATCATTAAAGGTCATTCTGCCAGTCAGTATGGAAAGGCCGGTTTACTTTTCGCCCGCGAATGAGCAGAAGATCATTTCTCTGAACGGGCGCAGGTACAGAGGAATAATAGAAATATTACCTTCTCAGGACAGAAAAATTACCGCTGTCAATGAACTCGAAATAGAGGACTATCTCTATGGTGTTGTGCCCCTGGAAATGCCTTCAAATTGGCCTCAGGAAGCTTTAAAAGCCCAGGCTGTAGCTTCCAGGACTTATGCCCTATATAATCTTTCAAAATGGGAAAAGCTGGGATTTGATATTTGTGGAAGCACTCAGGACCAGGCCTATGGGGGTTTTGATGCGGAGAATATGGTATCAAACGAGGCAGTAGATGAAACAAAAGGCCAATATATCCTATACAATAACAAGCCTATCATGGCCTTATACCATGCCGACAGCGGAGGTATTACCGAAGACAGTAAGGATGTATTCGGTTTTGATTTACCTTATCTTAAACCGGTAGAAGATTCCTTTGACAGAGACTCACCCCACTCCATATGGAATGCATCTTTTTCACTTAAAGATATCGGTGAAAAGGTTGGGAAAATAGACGCTTCTTTGGGAGAAATTGAAGGTATTTCGGTAATTGAAAAAACATCTTCGGGAAGGATAAAAAAGATTATGATTCAGGGAACCTCAGGAAATAAAATTTTATCCGGTTCGGAGATCAGAAATGTATTACAATTAAAGAGCACCCTTTTTGATATCCGGGGTGGTGGTGCGAACCTTTTTGTAATATCCGGCAGTGATTATGAGAAAAAAATTTCCATTAAAGACAGGGCTATAATCTCCAGAAGGGGTTTATTCAATCTGTCAGGTCAAGATGCTTTTCTGGCAGGCCTTACCGATATTAAAAATGTGTCTTTAGTTGGGGATGGATATGAATTTTCCGGCCGCGGATGGGGGCATGGCATAGGCATGAGCCAGTGGGGAGCCAGAGGTATGGCGGAGCAGGGGTATAATTATAAACAGATTTTGCAACACTATTACAAAAATGTTGAAATAAAGTAG
- a CDS encoding anti-sigma-I factor RsgI family protein, with amino-acid sequence MKKRGIVMAKDEKGVIVFFSGGEFKKLRINKDVDIGAEIDFEIRRPCIKTMVAAASILFLVVISLLNMLKVVAEPYLYITMDINPGLELAVDSKQKVIGSKAYDEDGKALLSGVNITGMDLAKAVETLVLKAIEEGYISREKQNIVLFTSAINDNVKLDDIRKNIVDKELAHDTTENVKQLFMKRNIESIVQMIHIDNKLRKRAEELNISPGKMAAILEAQHEGIRIDNEQWGKISIKDVINGIEAPEKFFDKLKNIEELSGLSDDIMKSANP; translated from the coding sequence TTGAAAAAAAGAGGCATAGTAATGGCTAAAGATGAAAAAGGTGTTATAGTGTTTTTTTCAGGAGGTGAGTTTAAAAAGTTAAGAATCAATAAGGATGTGGATATCGGGGCAGAAATCGATTTTGAAATCAGAAGGCCGTGTATAAAAACCATGGTGGCGGCGGCGTCAATTTTATTTTTAGTGGTTATTTCACTGTTAAATATGCTTAAAGTAGTTGCAGAGCCATATCTTTATATCACTATGGATATTAATCCCGGTCTGGAACTGGCTGTGGATTCAAAGCAAAAAGTTATAGGCAGTAAAGCTTATGATGAAGATGGAAAAGCTCTTTTATCCGGTGTCAATATAACCGGAATGGACCTGGCTAAAGCTGTTGAGACACTGGTTTTAAAGGCCATCGAAGAAGGTTATATCAGCAGGGAAAAACAAAATATAGTCCTGTTTACCTCGGCAATCAATGATAATGTCAAACTTGATGACATAAGGAAAAATATTGTGGATAAAGAACTGGCCCATGACACTACCGAAAACGTAAAACAGCTTTTTATGAAACGGAATATAGAATCAATAGTGCAGATGATCCATATTGACAACAAGTTGAGAAAAAGAGCCGAAGAATTAAATATTTCTCCCGGGAAAATGGCTGCTATTCTGGAAGCGCAGCACGAAGGAATAAGAATCGATAATGAACAGTGGGGGAAAATATCCATAAAAGATGTAATAAACGGTATTGAAGCCCCTGAAAAGTTCTTTGATAAACTTAAAAATATTGAAGAGCTTTCGGGGCTCTCGGATGATATAATGAAATCGGCAAATCCATAG
- the sigI gene encoding RNA polymerase sigma-I factor, whose amino-acid sequence MESDIEIHNWISCAKNDIGERNRLIETYKPFIIKVVSKICGRFIQEGVDEELSIGLMAFNEAIEVFDAHKGAFFSFSETVIKRRLIDYYRKEKRTVEVPMSVICSETDGKTDFIESERANFEFEEKTCAMERKEEVQEFNNHLKEYGIALSDLLKSCPKQEGARIRAIKMAQMIAADSKLREHLLTNKTLPINAMLEKVKISRKTIERHRKYIIAVTLILVEDFPYLLEYIKGV is encoded by the coding sequence ATGGAAAGCGACATCGAAATTCACAACTGGATTTCCTGTGCAAAAAATGACATCGGGGAAAGGAACCGGCTTATTGAAACTTACAAGCCCTTTATCATAAAGGTTGTATCAAAAATTTGCGGAAGATTTATACAGGAAGGGGTGGATGAAGAACTCAGCATAGGGCTGATGGCTTTTAATGAGGCCATAGAGGTTTTTGACGCACATAAAGGGGCTTTTTTCAGTTTTTCCGAGACTGTAATCAAACGCAGATTGATAGACTACTACAGGAAAGAAAAAAGAACTGTGGAAGTGCCAATGAGCGTGATATGTTCTGAAACTGACGGCAAAACCGATTTTATAGAAAGTGAGAGGGCAAACTTCGAGTTTGAGGAAAAAACATGTGCTATGGAGCGAAAAGAAGAGGTGCAGGAATTCAATAACCACCTAAAAGAATATGGCATTGCACTGTCGGACCTTCTAAAAAGCTGCCCAAAACAGGAAGGTGCGAGGATTAGGGCAATAAAAATGGCTCAAATGATTGCTGCTGACTCAAAATTAAGAGAACACCTGTTAACAAATAAAACACTTCCAATAAATGCCATGCTGGAGAAAGTGAAAATAAGCCGAAAGACTATAGAAAGACACCGCAAATATATCATTGCAGTGACTTTAATTTTAGTAGAAGATTTCCCTTATCTATTGGAATATATAAAGGGAGTCTGA
- the ruvB gene encoding Holliday junction branch migration DNA helicase RuvB, with protein sequence MNDRFISPALKSFEELEFERDLRPLSFNEYIGQKQVKENLQIFVRAALMRQEALDHVLLYGPPGLGKTTLAYIIARELGVNIKITSGPAIERPGDLAAILTNLGERDLLFIDEIHRLHPSIEEILYPAMEDFALDIMIGKGPSARSMRINLSPFTLVGATTKAGQLTSPLRDRFGVNLRLEFYDKEDLVNILMRTAKILNVNIETQAAERIAVCSRGTPRIANRLLKRIRDYAQVKADGVITSAVAEEGLRLLDIDLHGLDQNDRRLLLTIIDKFNGGPAGIDSIAAALNEETSTIEDIYEPYLIQQGYIFRTSRGRMVSDMAYEHLGRAKPQK encoded by the coding sequence GTGAATGATAGGTTCATATCCCCAGCTTTAAAAAGTTTTGAGGAATTGGAATTTGAAAGGGATTTGCGGCCCTTAAGTTTTAATGAATATATTGGTCAAAAGCAGGTAAAGGAGAACCTGCAGATTTTCGTCAGAGCTGCGTTGATGAGGCAGGAAGCCCTGGACCACGTGCTTTTATACGGGCCCCCGGGCCTTGGTAAGACAACTCTGGCCTATATCATCGCACGCGAACTGGGCGTGAATATCAAGATTACCTCAGGCCCCGCCATCGAGCGTCCGGGTGATCTGGCTGCGATTCTTACCAATCTTGGCGAAAGGGATTTGCTTTTCATTGATGAAATACACCGCCTACATCCAAGTATAGAGGAAATTCTATATCCCGCTATGGAAGATTTTGCCCTGGACATCATGATAGGGAAAGGACCTAGCGCCAGGTCTATGAGGATCAACCTGAGTCCCTTCACTCTGGTGGGAGCCACCACAAAGGCAGGGCAGCTTACTTCCCCTTTGAGGGATAGGTTTGGAGTAAACCTCAGGCTCGAATTTTATGACAAAGAAGATCTAGTGAATATTTTAATGAGAACAGCAAAAATCCTGAATGTAAATATTGAAACTCAAGCTGCAGAGAGAATAGCTGTGTGTTCTAGAGGAACGCCCAGGATAGCTAATAGGCTCTTAAAGCGCATAAGGGATTATGCCCAGGTAAAGGCTGATGGTGTGATTACTTCGGCGGTAGCTGAAGAAGGTCTAAGACTTCTTGATATAGATTTACACGGCCTTGATCAAAATGATAGGAGATTGCTTCTAACCATCATTGATAAGTTTAACGGCGGCCCGGCGGGGATTGATTCCATAGCGGCGGCACTTAATGAGGAAACTTCCACCATAGAAGACATCTATGAACCTTACCTTATTCAACAGGGCTATATTTTCAGAACCTCAAGGGGCAGAATGGTTTCGGATATGGCTTACGAACATCTTGGCAGGGCTAAACCGCAGAAATGA
- the ruvA gene encoding Holliday junction branch migration protein RuvA — protein sequence MLDYIKGILVAAEPNQAVIDSGGRGYRLTISIHTYNSIKCQLNTQVKLYTHLILKEDAIDLLGFYDTVERQAFILLTRVPGIGMKVGMSVLSILDVAALKSAILSDDIKTLAAVPGIGKKTAQKIIIDLKDRIKDLPVDPQKDVDLNVLFQVKQALETLGFNPNEIQMALEEYSGSRTADENMEKILKNTLKILSR from the coding sequence ATGCTGGATTATATTAAAGGTATATTGGTTGCCGCCGAACCAAATCAGGCTGTTATTGATTCCGGGGGCCGAGGATACAGACTGACCATTTCCATCCATACTTACAACAGTATAAAATGCCAGCTTAACACGCAAGTAAAGTTGTATACCCATTTGATTTTAAAAGAAGACGCCATCGACCTGTTGGGATTTTACGATACCGTAGAGAGGCAGGCTTTTATTCTTTTAACTAGAGTGCCGGGAATTGGTATGAAAGTGGGTATGTCTGTCCTATCTATACTGGATGTTGCCGCATTGAAATCGGCTATTTTATCGGATGATATAAAAACTCTTGCAGCGGTGCCGGGTATCGGCAAAAAAACGGCTCAAAAAATCATCATCGACTTAAAAGACCGCATAAAAGATTTACCGGTAGACCCGCAAAAGGATGTTGATTTGAATGTGCTTTTTCAGGTAAAACAAGCCCTGGAAACACTAGGATTTAATCCTAATGAAATTCAGATGGCACTCGAAGAGTATTCCGGAAGTCGTACAGCAGATGAAAATATGGAAAAAATCTTGAAAAATACTCTGAAAATACTTTCCAGATAA
- the ruvC gene encoding crossover junction endodeoxyribonuclease RuvC, with amino-acid sequence MLIMGIDPGIAISGYGLVNNKNYKNTVIEYGVLRTNSGISMPKRLEYIFNGYMELIRKYSPEAIAVEELFFNKNAKTIITVGQARGAALLAASLMNIEVFEYTPLQVKQAVVGYGRAEKIQIQEMTRILLNLKELPKPDDAADALAVALCHINSFRLQSVINNNGERS; translated from the coding sequence ATGTTGATTATGGGAATAGACCCAGGCATAGCCATAAGTGGTTATGGATTGGTAAATAACAAAAATTATAAAAATACGGTAATTGAATATGGAGTTTTGAGGACAAATTCCGGCATATCTATGCCAAAGAGATTAGAATATATATTTAATGGATATATGGAGTTGATACGAAAATATAGTCCCGAAGCTATAGCGGTGGAAGAGCTTTTTTTCAATAAAAATGCCAAGACCATCATAACTGTGGGACAGGCCCGCGGAGCAGCGCTTCTGGCAGCTTCCCTGATGAATATTGAAGTTTTCGAGTATACGCCGCTGCAGGTAAAACAGGCTGTGGTTGGCTACGGCAGGGCTGAAAAGATTCAGATTCAGGAAATGACAAGAATTTTATTGAATTTAAAAGAACTGCCCAAACCCGATGATGCCGCCGATGCGCTGGCAGTGGCTTTATGCCATATTAATTCCTTCAGACTGCAGAGCGTAATAAATAATAATGGTGAGAGGTCATAA
- a CDS encoding BofC C-terminal domain-containing protein yields the protein MPKKLFRYLILFIMLMVVGFGFGYFKTFISLREHHIDINRSENIDNRDVSNIQEIKLKPGAKMIYITLYSGCGHETRQERPLDDRFSGFTKQQLEKEMGEWKVESFTPDEVILKKQVNGICDEHYYIGLNDGYVTLFRGLPGAQSEVVEKTDILAEILREEDRAMLEKGIVINSREEFLKIREGLTN from the coding sequence ATGCCTAAAAAATTATTTAGGTATTTAATATTGTTCATAATGTTGATGGTAGTAGGTTTCGGTTTCGGATATTTTAAAACTTTCATTTCCTTGAGAGAGCATCATATAGATATCAACAGGTCAGAAAATATCGATAACAGGGATGTAAGCAATATACAGGAAATAAAATTAAAACCCGGAGCCAAAATGATTTATATTACTTTGTATTCCGGATGCGGCCATGAGACCAGGCAGGAAAGACCTCTGGATGATAGGTTTTCCGGTTTTACAAAACAACAGCTTGAAAAAGAGATGGGAGAATGGAAGGTAGAAAGCTTTACCCCGGATGAAGTGATATTAAAAAAACAGGTCAACGGTATATGTGATGAACACTACTATATTGGTTTAAACGACGGCTATGTGACGCTTTTTAGAGGTTTACCGGGAGCGCAATCCGAAGTTGTGGAAAAGACCGACATACTGGCTGAAATTTTGCGGGAAGAAGACCGTGCCATGCTTGAAAAAGGAATAGTCATAAATAGCAGGGAAGAATTTTTGAAAATACGGGAAGGCTTAACAAATTAA
- a CDS encoding YigZ family protein, with the protein MMSDEYFTIKGPAQHTTIIKKSKFISNVLPVENQDEAEKYIDSLRKKYWDATHNVYAFTIGLNDETQKFSDDGEPSGTAGKPVLEVIKSKALKNVLVVVTRYFGGILLGAGGLIRAYSESAAGGLNEAGIVKKIKYDIYEVKVDYNQLGKLQWEINQKGLFISDINFSQDVLMKVCVPVNSALNFKEFIMNITSGLANMKWLNQGYM; encoded by the coding sequence ATGATGAGTGATGAGTATTTTACTATAAAGGGACCGGCTCAGCATACCACAATAATAAAAAAATCAAAATTCATATCCAATGTCTTGCCTGTTGAAAACCAGGATGAAGCGGAAAAATATATAGACTCTCTTCGCAAAAAATACTGGGATGCCACTCACAATGTTTATGCTTTTACCATTGGTTTAAATGATGAAACTCAAAAATTCAGCGATGATGGTGAACCTTCAGGAACCGCAGGTAAACCTGTTCTTGAGGTTATAAAATCAAAAGCATTGAAAAATGTTCTGGTGGTAGTTACACGTTATTTCGGAGGGATTCTCCTGGGCGCCGGCGGCTTGATAAGGGCATACAGTGAAAGTGCTGCCGGGGGTTTAAATGAGGCCGGAATAGTTAAAAAGATAAAATATGATATATATGAAGTGAAGGTGGATTACAACCAGCTAGGCAAGCTTCAATGGGAAATAAACCAGAAAGGCCTGTTTATCAGCGACATTAATTTCAGCCAGGATGTTTTAATGAAAGTATGTGTTCCGGTAAACTCCGCACTTAATTTCAAAGAATTCATCATGAATATAACTTCAGGTTTGGCGAATATGAAATGGTTAAATCAAGGTTATATGTGA